AGCTGGGAGGCTCCTCTGCCTAAACCCCAGAGTATCCAGGAGGGCGATCTGAGGCCCAGGCTGGGAGCATGGGCTGCCCAAGGTGAAACTACAGGTTAGTGCTCATGCAGGGCTTTGCTTTCCAGCCAGCACTGAGTTCTCAGCTCTTCTATgtgggaagagagggaaggagggttgTTGAGGGGAGTGGTCATAGCTGGATCAAGATTTGAAGGTGAGACTagaaaggtggggagggggcttaCAGAGTGATGTAGGTcacaaggaaagggagaaagctCTGGCCCCGGGAAATCAGCCATAACAAGAGAGGCTCCTAACCCCCACCCCAGAGTGGGATCCACCAGGAGCCAGGTGAAGGGTCTTCTCAGACCTTCCCAAATGTTTGGAATTCATTTCCCACAGTTCCCCTCAGCCCCTCTCCCCTGGGAGAGCCTCAGCACAGCAAGGTTCAGGGGGAAAAGTCGGAGGAGCTCTGGACTTGAGGGTCTGGAGTCAGACTTGGGTGGTCTCTGCTATGTGGCTCCAGGCACATCCCTCAGTGTCCAACTGATTCCACAGATTAAGTTGGCTATCACTTGTTATTTCTCTATATTTACTCCTCAGATGACGAAACTAAGCCTCAAGGTATTTGAGCGTTTCCCCCCCCAAGGCAGTGTGAGGGCTGGAATCCAAAACAGGCTCACCCTGAGCTGGTTTCTCTAGTTCTCCTCGGTGATTAGTGAGTGAATGGGTTAATGGTTAATGAAGGGATGACTGAGTCCTGGAATGAAGGAATTAGCATGTAAGAGAATGAATGAACACTGGAATAAATAGGATAGCATAATAATGGTTTCTggaagggcagggcagggggcacagagGAGGAGGGCTGTGTGGGAATTCAATTCCAGGCTTATCTGAGTTCAAAGGTGACCAGCTCAGGCTCAGTAGCTACCAAGGGCCTGGAGGGTGATGGGGGGCCCTGTGGAGGTAGGGAAGGTGCATAAGCTTTTGCAACTCTTGGGTGGAGAATGGGTTCCTGggagagagactgaaaggagCTGCAGGAAACAAATTCCAAGCATTTTAGGAGGTACACCAGGTGGCTAGTGGTGTGAAGGACAGGTCCCCTCCCACAAGTTAAAGGATTAAGGTGCCACGACAGCCTAGGGGAGTTGGCTCTATGGTAGAGGGACACAGGGGCTGTCCCATGCCCTGGAATCTGCCTGTGTTATGTCCCAGATCACAGTGTTCCTTGAAGGCACTTAATGTAGTAGGCCAAATGACATTGGGAAGGGCTGGAACAAAAGGCTTTTTTTTCTGAACAGGATTTTTTAACACAGGTGTTTATAAAAACTTGAGCAAAATTTAGTTAGATCTCAGGGTTTTATTGAAACAATTCACCAATTGGAAAGATTCCAATTGCCACAAGGTAGGGAGGAGTTCCGCTGAAATAAGAGAGCAATGGGCTTTTATAGATGGAACAAGGGAATACATTgggaggaaattttcattggttaatgCAGACTACGTTTCCTAGTAGGGTTAGTGCAAGCAGTTGCTTAGCAATGAGGAAGTTAGCTGGCGTAAGAATAGGGAGTTGGCGATAGCTGATTGGCtgtatttaaattgttttcaggGTGTTTATCCCCCTAGTGTAAATATTTCACTACGGAATGTGTGCTTGATTATTGAGTGCAAGTGCATTGTATTCCCTCCTTTATACTGCCTTTTAAAAAGTTCTAAAAAACTTTTTAACCCTAAACATTTGGCTCCAAGGATTTCAAATAAGGTATTGTGGACCTATAGCAATCTCCTTGCTATTTCTGCCTTTGCCCAAACCCTTAGTTGCATCATTTGGTCCTCAAGACCACCTGGAGAAGTCAGTGAGGCTCCAGCAAGGGGCTGTGCcagaaagaatggaaataatcAGGGCGCTGGGTGGGAAGCTGAGCCTCTTCTCCTGGAGAAGGGCGCACAGTTCTATCAACAGGGTTTTCCCTCACACCAAGATGGGGAACTCCAGGGTCtcaggggagagggcagggagccCCCTCTGCTAACTTTCCAGACCCTATGCCTAGCCTCGAGGATCCTCAAGAGCACACACAATGAAGGGGCGGTGTCTAATCCCACCCCTCACTGTGGCTGGATGCAGCGGGACAGCTCCAGACTTCACCGTCCAGGCTCCTCCCACCGGGGCTGTTCCCACACCTTGAAGCCTCACTTTTCCCTTGGTGCCGCTGATCACAGCTCTTCCTTCAGGGACAGACATGGCCCCACTGATGACAACACAGCTGCTGCTCCTTCTCGTGTCGGTGGCCGCAGTATGGGGTGGCCAGCCCAGGACTATGCGGGCCAGGACTGAACTTCTCAACATCTGCATGGATGCCAAGTACCAGAAGGAAAAGCCAAGCCCTGAGGACAAATTGCATGAGCAGGTGGGTCAAGTGGGGCTCTGGGGTGGAGAGGAGCTGGCTCGGGAAGATGAGTCAGGAGACGGAAGTGCCCAAACCCCCATGTGGGTATTGCTGGCAGGAGAAGGGTGGAGGCTGAGAGGCTGCCTGAGGAGATCACCAATGTGGAGTGAGGTGCCACATGGAGCACCGTGGGAACAACGGGCTCTTTTCTGTGagaacaacagaaactttcagcaaatgaccccTTTATTACTTACACTTGGCTggtctcccagggaggccaactgctcaaGTCAGGTTGGTGGGTGGCAGCTCCTCACACCCCACTTTGTGTTGGAGGAGAGACAAATTTGTGCTGTTTGAGAGTTACGTATTTATTGACCCCAGGGTGAGggtccctgccactgagaattcctgccctgataagcatctggTCTTCAGGTTTAAGGTCTGctcaggccttttcattagacctaacatctcccctggagttgtggaatggaaacagacaGAAGTATCTCCCAAtaggagaggaggtggggggtAGATAAGGGTTGGGAGATGTCCACTGAGGgtgtccatgacttccccagTAGTCCACCCCTCGTCCTCTCAACCAGGCCTGGCCTACTCCTCTGTATCATCTTCCACAACATAAGCCCACCTCCCACCTCGGACACGAAGACGGAGATGGGCCAGGTCTGTTGGCCTGTGGCTCTTGACAATGTTGGTTAGCAAAGGTTTGGGAACAACAGTGGCTATGGCACCTTAGGAGGGCCTCATGTTTGCACACCATGACTCCAAGCAGGGTGATCAGGCCTGTCAGAGTAATGGTTGTATCCATATTCCTCTAAACCTCAGGAGAAAGCTGAAGAGGCCCCATGTAGAATTTCTTGGTACACTTTGCAGGCAGTGGGCTTGCTGTTGGATTTCAGTCACCTGTTCTACCTCCCCTGAGGTAGCAACCACAGCTAGCAGGTGGTGTTAGCAATAGTACACGTGCCTCCTTGTTAGCCTAGGAGGAAGTCTAAGGCAATGTGATTATCAAACACTACTTTGGTCAGAGAGTCGAGATTTTTGATGAGCCTGAAGGGCTTATGCTGTGAATTCAGCAATGTTAGCCAAGGTGGCTGACAGATTGCATGTTGTGTTCATTGGTGAATAAATTGGAAAGATGACTGAGCCACTTGCCAGTTTCATTACATCAGGAATTGTTGCATCCTGACAGGTTATCCAGATGTGGAAAAGAGTGGCTGTGCTGTTGTCTTTGTCACAGGGCATAAATGAAGGACTTCCTGGTGTTAGTTAAAATGTGAGTCAGGGAAGATCACCTTTTTGAATGTCAATCTGGACTCGGCAAAGAGGAGAAAGGGAGTGAGGGATCAGAAGGCAGATTCAGTGGTTGGTCAGGTGCCCTGCTGCCATGCTGGCCTTGGTCAGCTGGACAAAGGTGTTTTCCTTCCAGGTTGCTGGTGGCTCAGATACGGAGAGAGGAGCAGTAACTAGTCCTGATAGGCTGGTCCTCAACCACTGCCCACGGGAAACACTTTTCTTGACCTATCTGCAGTAACATTTTGTCTTTCGAAGGCTACCCGGTCTATCTGCCCCTTGTCCTGAGCTGTAACTTCACCCCTTTTCCACTGATCTGAGTGCCTAACCCATATCTTCCAGCCCACTTCCATCCTCTATGACCATTCCCAAGGGGACTGGTGGACCAACCAGGGTAGGCATCACCCACACTTCCAGTGTGCAGGTGTCAGGTCCTGCCCACTGGATTGTCACCTTTGTGTGTCAAGCACTTCTAGGCCTACTCTCCGCCTGGTGGCCCTAACCTCCCACCATCCTGGGAATCATGTGAAGGATATAATGGGGTAAAAAGAGGGACGATCTCCAGACAGTGGCTGGAAAGCAGAATTCCAATGGCTGGAAAGGAGAGTTCCAAGTGGTGTGTCCTCGGATCCCGTTTCGGGGCCAGTTCTCATCCTGGTGGGTGTAAGGGCAATGCACAGCAAAGCCTGGGTTCCTCCCCCACCCTAGTTCCTCCCTGAGCTAGGAAGCAGGAAAGGTAATGTTTCTCTTCTGGGCAACTGTTGAGTTCAGCTTCCAGAGGGCCTGAGtaagacagaaagacagacagtTCATCCAGTCAGGGTATAGACATCAAAGCTCCTTTTTCAGATGGCCATTAAAGTTCTCCACAATGCCAATTTCCTGTGGGTGGTGGGTGACATGGAAGATTCGTCTAATTCTGTGAGTCTGAGTCCATCGTTGAGTGGATTGTGCGGTAAAGTGGGGGTCCTTGGTCAGAGGAGATGTCATCTGGGTGGCAAAGCTGCTTTTCCAAGGTATCCCATGTGTGCACTGCATCTGCACAAGCTGGAAAGCAACACTATAGCCTGAATGGGTGTCTACAACAGCTGAGGCATAGGAATACCTGGGGATGGTGGGAGAGGGCTGATGTAGACCACTTGCCATGAGTGGCCTGGTGCGGCCCCTCTGGGAATAGCTCGTAAATGCCCTTTGGGGGCTATGGGTTGTAGTTGACATCTCTCACATCAGTAAATGGCAGATTGGGCCTCTTTTAACAAAAGAGTCATTCCATGCTCCTGGGCCCATAATTTCCTGGTGTTGGAATTTCCATGTCCAGTTTGGTAGTGAATCCATCCAGCAGCATCCATGGGAAATTCAGCTATTTCACGGATGTTGCGAAGGGTAAATTGTTGTCCTCATCCTCCAGGCAGTGCTCATCCTCTGCTTCTGCTCCAGGAGGTCTCCAGCCTCATCTGGTGTGAAAAGCAGCCCAGTGCATCCTTTATTGGCTAGGTCATTCCAATGGTGTTCATCGTGATATGGGCCCTTGCCATGTGCATCAACATGAGTAACATAGACGGTGACTTTTCATGCCACCAATTGTTCCAAAGGTCCATTCCCCACACTGGGGAACCTTGAATTCTCCAGTTATGCTCCCTCCATGAATCTGACCAGATTGCTAAGCCACTGGTGACTGCCCATGAGACAGTAAACAGGTATACAGAGGTGCCTGGGTCTGAGTGTTTCAGGCTAAGAGGACTGTGATAAATGTTCACTGCTATTTCCCTAGTTCCTGGAAGAGCATCTGGCTTAGTGTAAGTAGGAATTAATGAgttaaattaatgaattttgTAATGACTGCACCTCTGAGCAGTGGCTCCCTCCTGTGCTCCCACAGTCTCCAAGAGTCCCTTCCCCCAGAGGGCCCCAACAacaaggaatttcccaaaacACCTTGGGTAGGGGTAGCAAGAACTAGATAGAGAGAAGCTTCATGTGGGAATATTCTGGCTGTGGTAGGCATGAGAGTTAGTCCCTATGACTTCTCCCATTCAGTGCAGTCCCTGGAGGAACAACGCCTGCTGCTCCGTCAACACCAGCCAGGAAGCCCATAAGGATATCTCCTACCTGTACAGATTCAACTGGGACCACTGTGGAGAAATGTCATCTGCCTGCAAACGGCACTTCATTCAGGACACCTGCTTCTATGAATGCTCCCCCAACTTGGGGCCCTGGATCCAGAAGGTAAGAATGTCTGCCCCTGCACCCCCAACCCAGCAGAGGAGCTTTCCAGACATCTCTGCAAGCTTCTCTCCCCCAGCTCTATAGTTCTATTCAAGGATGGACTGTTGAGATTCTTGAGCCTAAGCCCTTCTTCTCAACCAACATCCCCCAGGTGGACCAGAGCTGGCGCAAAGAGAGGATCCTGAATGTGCCCCTGTGCAAAGAGGACTGTGAGAGCTGGTGGGAGGACTGCCGCACCTCCTATACCTGCAAGAGCAACTGGCACAAGGGCTGGAACTGGACCTCAGGTGAAGACCAGGGGGAGTGGTTGGAGGTGAAGTGAAGGTGGAAGTGAGAGGGTGTGGAATGGTTTATGTGAAGATTTGGGGTTAGGGGAGCTAGCAGAGCTATAGACAGTTCTGGGTCCAATAGCTGATCTTCCTTCCTCCTTACAGGGTATAACCAGTGCCCAGTGAAAGCTGCCTGCCACTCTT
This genomic stretch from Choloepus didactylus isolate mChoDid1 chromosome 6, mChoDid1.pri, whole genome shotgun sequence harbors:
- the LOC119537909 gene encoding folate receptor alpha-like codes for the protein MAPLMTTQLLLLLVSVAAVWGGQPRTMRARTELLNICMDAKYQKEKPSPEDKLHEQCSPWRNNACCSVNTSQEAHKDISYLYRFNWDHCGEMSSACKRHFIQDTCFYECSPNLGPWIQKVDQSWRKERILNVPLCKEDCESWWEDCRTSYTCKSNWHKGWNWTSGYNQCPVKAACHSFSFYFPTPAALCNEIWTYSYKVSNYSRGSGRCMQIWFDPAQGNPNEEVARFYAEMMSGAGCHRMGPLLFTLPLLMLRLLS